In one Pangasianodon hypophthalmus isolate fPanHyp1 chromosome 22, fPanHyp1.pri, whole genome shotgun sequence genomic region, the following are encoded:
- the acaa1 gene encoding 3-ketoacyl-CoA thiolase, peroxisomal, which translates to MFLSSPSVMNRLKVVSRHLSPSRAEFQGCSARAPADPRDVVVVHGLRTPIGRAKRGSFKDTTPDELLSAVMTAVLRDVGLSPDKLGDMCVGNVLQPGAGAVMARIAQFISGFPETVPVYTVNRQCSSGLQALFNIAGGVRNGFYDMGLACGVESMSLRSVGNPGDLSSRLMDSEKARECLIPMGITSENVAERYGITREKQDSFACSSQHKATQAQKQGLFVQEIVPVTTKFVDENGTERTITVTKDDGIRPGTTMAGLAKLRPAFKEDGSTTAGNSSQVSDGAAAVLMGRRSTVEALGLPVLGILRAGAVVGVPPDVMGIGPAYAIPAALEKAGLSINDIDVFEINEAFASQAVYCVEKLGIPMEKVNPNGGAIALGHPLGCTGARQVVTLLNELRRRGRRAYGVVSMCIGTGMGAAAVFEYPGP; encoded by the exons ATGTTTCTCAGCTCACCGTCAGTGATGAACAGGCTCAAGGTTGTTTCCCGCCATTTGTCACCGTCACGCGCGGAATTTCAGGGCTGCAGCGCGCGCGCTCCAGCTGACCCTCGGGATGTGGTGGTCGTGCACGGCTTAAGGACTCCAATAGGGAGGGCCAAGAGAGGCTCCTtcaag GACACGACCCCAGACGAGCTGCTGAGTGCAGTGATGACAGCAGTGCTGAGGGACGTGGGACTGTCTCCAGATAAACTGGGGGACATGTGTGTTG GTAACGTGTTACAGCCAGGTGCAGGAGCTGTGATGGCCCGGATTGCACAGTTCATCAG TGGCTTTCCAGAAACGGTGCCTGTGTACACGGTAAACCGTCAGTGTTCGTCTGGACTGCAAGCGCTTTTTAACATCGCAG gtggTGTCAGGAACGGGTTTTATGATATGGGCCTTGCATGTGG ggtGGAGAGCATGTCTCTGCGTTCTGTTGGAAATCCGGGAGATCTCAGCTCCAGACTGATGGACAGTGAGAAGGCCAGAGAGTGTCTCATCCCCATGGG aatcaCCTCAGAGAATGTTGCAGAGAGATATGGCATCACCAGAGAAAAGCAGGATTCATTTGCTTGCAGCTCTCAGCACAA GGCAACTCAGGCTCAGAAACAGGGTCTATTCGTACAGGAGATTGTTCCAGTTACCACCAAGTTTGTGGATGAGAATGGAACCGAGCGGACCATCACGGTCACTAAGGACGACGGCATCCGGCCAGGCACCACCATGGCAGGTCTGGCCAAACTGCGCCCTGCGTTCAAGGAGGATGGCAGCACCACGGCAG gtaacTCCAGTCAGGTGAGTGATGGAGCAGCAGCCGTGTTGATGGGTCGCAGGTCTACGGTAGAGGCTCTTGGTCTGCCAGTGTTAGGAATTCTGAGAGCCGGTGCCGTGGTGGGCGTTCCTCCAGACGTGATGGGCATCGGGCCAGCCTACGCGATTCCCGCCGCCCTGGAGAAGGCAG GTTTGTCCATCAATGATATTGACGTCTTTGAGATCAACGAAGCCTTTGCTAGTCAG GCGGTTTACTGTGTAGAGAAATTAGGCATCCCAATGGAGAAGGTGAACCCCAATGGTGGTGCCATCGCTCTGGGTCACCCGCTGGGCTGCACAGGAGCTCGCCAGGTCGTGACCTTACTAAACGAACTCAGACGCAGGGGCAGAAG AGCCTATGGCGTGGTGTCCATGTGCATTGGAACTGGCATGGGAGCCGCTGCAGTCTTCGAGTATCCTGGACCATGA